One Haloarcula sp. CBA1127 genomic window carries:
- a CDS encoding SHOCT domain-containing protein → MLSPTTALLQHGPMGPHGGATGMGMAPGGWWLLLVAFVIAAVAVGALLYVQLQGEATAEPDSLETLKQQYASGEIDETELETRADRLLQHES, encoded by the coding sequence ATGCTTTCGCCAACAACTGCGCTACTCCAGCACGGACCGATGGGGCCCCACGGTGGGGCGACGGGCATGGGCATGGCCCCCGGCGGCTGGTGGCTGTTGCTCGTAGCGTTCGTCATCGCTGCTGTGGCGGTCGGCGCTTTGCTGTACGTGCAGCTACAGGGCGAGGCAACTGCCGAGCCGGACTCGCTGGAGACGCTCAAACAACAGTACGCATCGGGCGAAATTGACGAGACGGAGCTTGAAACGCGGGCTGACCGATTGCTCCAGCACGAGTCATAG
- a CDS encoding pyridoxamine 5'-phosphate oxidase family protein, with translation MRELRDETVVDVLTDNGIGVLALSGPTGAAPYPLPVAFGYDPATDSLAFHLSESDESQKHRYLAADATVGFTVYEETEPKSVWRSVVVTGELVEATYDEVEPALASLASNTQFAPNPVSWDDTSTTTPYELRIDDWYGREFRVG, from the coding sequence ATGCGAGAATTACGTGACGAAACGGTCGTCGACGTCCTCACTGACAACGGAATCGGTGTGCTGGCACTGTCCGGCCCGACAGGTGCGGCTCCATACCCGCTCCCGGTCGCGTTCGGGTACGACCCGGCGACCGATAGCCTGGCGTTTCACCTTTCAGAGAGCGATGAGAGCCAGAAACACCGCTATCTGGCGGCTGACGCCACTGTCGGGTTCACCGTGTACGAGGAGACCGAACCCAAATCGGTCTGGCGAAGCGTCGTGGTTACGGGTGAGCTGGTAGAGGCGACCTATGACGAGGTAGAGCCGGCCCTCGCCTCGCTGGCAAGCAACACACAGTTCGCCCCTAATCCAGTCAGCTGGGACGATACATCGACGACAACGCCGTACGAACTTCGAATCGACGACTGGTATGGCCGTGAATTCCGAGTCGGGTGA